The Halotia branconii CENA392 region AGGTACATAGCCACTAATACCGTTTCACTTTAAAAATTGATACAAATAGTCAGGAGGGGAGCAGGGAGCATACTTCGACTACGCTCAGTAACCAGGGGGAAAAAATTAAAGACCAATCATCTGTTTCAAATATTTCGTGAAATGTTATAACCACTAGTCCTTGAACTCAACGAGATGTACCTCACTAAAAGGATAAGCGCTATAGTTATTTTTTGAGTAAGCTAAAGTGCATCTAAAAATTTGCTGATTTTCAGTTTTAGATGTGATTGTTAGCTTTTTATTCCCTGAAGCTAATCTCTGAGAATACTCTTATCCACTAGACTATGATCTTATTAGCTTGATTAACCAATCGAAAACCATAACAAAATAATTTTGCTACTAAAAGATTTATCTATGTCTAAAGTAGTATGATTTGCTAATTAAGTTATGGAAAATGGAGTAACTTTCTAAATGCTGAGAAGAATTACTGACTTTTGCCAGGAATTTGCCATTAAAAATAAGTTGTAAGAAGTTACTATATTTATCTAGAAAAGTCACAAGCAAATGCAATACTTGTATCAAGTCGCATCCTACGTCTTTCTACTCTTGCTAAAGGGACAAATCTTGTCTCAATATGGTTTAGCAATGCCAAAAGCAAAGAGTTTATAAATAATCTATATCTGTTGCTTCTAAGCGCAATAATAACTGTACTGTGTCTCAACTGCCCTCTCAACCCACTGATAGTAATAGTAGTGCCACGACAGATGTCACCCCAGTCGTGGCACTTAAAGAACTTGTGGCGCGGTTGCACCGAGAACAAAATAAAATTCAAGATTTGCTCAGTTCTCTAGGATTTGCCCTCAGAAGTTTTAATAACTTGAATCAGTTTTTAGAGCTGATTCCATTGATGGCAACAAGAGTTACAGATGCAGACGGCAGTGCTTTGTTTCTTTACAAACCTAACGGTCAAGTCAGACTAGAACAGTTACACTGGCAGGACAGTCGCCAGCGAAAGAACATCCGTAAAGCTTTAGAAACAGCTAGTAGTCAAATCATCCTCCCGCACAGTACTGCCCCTTTAGCAACTGCTACAGGGATTTTGGATGACCAAATGCATCAGTATTTGGGACCAGACGTACAAGTATTTGGTACAGCAATTCTGGTCAAACATACGGAGCGAGGGTGGCTTTACGTCTTGAGCCGCGATCCAGAATATAGTTGGACAGATACCAGACAAAAGTTAGTTCGGTTAGTTGCAGATCAAACGGCGGTAGCAATTGAAAACGATGAATTAGCAGTAGAACTCAGAAAGAAAGAACGCTTAGATCAAGAACTAGAAATTGGCGCAGAAATTCAACGGCGACTTTTACCCCGTCAATGTCCCATTATTCCTGGTGCAGTTCTGGCTGCAAGGTGTAAACCTGCAAATCGCGTTGGTGGAGACTACTACGATTTTATTCCTACTAATCACAATCAAATTCAACTTAGCAACAGAATTGCTCAAAAAGTTGGCCGTTGGGGTTTGGTAATTGGGGATGTTATGGGTAAGGGTGTCCCCGCAGGTTTAATTATGACAATGATGCGAGGAATGCTGAAAGGAGAGGTGTTGCATGGTAATTCTCCCGCTGGAATTTTGCAAAACTTGAATCGAGTTATGTATGCGGATTTGGAAAATTCCCACCGTTTTGTCACGTTGTTTTATTCAGAATATAATCCCCAGACACGGATTTTATCCTATAGTAATGCAGCCCATAATCCTCCCTTGTGGTGGCACGCAGCCACAAAAACTATCACCCGGTTGGATACCCTAGGAATGTTGATTGGTTTAGATGCTAATAGCCAATATGAAAATGCCCAGGCACAGTTAGAACCTGGGGATACAATAATTTATTATACAGATGGTCTCACTGATGCGGCTGCGGCTAGTGGCGATCGCTTTGATGAAGAAAACTTCGTTACCGCCTTCAGTGTAGCTTGCAGCTACTACAACGGGCCACAAGAAATTGTAGATTATCTATTTGACCAAGTTCAACAATTCATCGGTAATGGTCAGCAAAATACTGATGATATGACGCTAGTTGTTCTACAAATTCAATAGTTGATTAGCTTTTGATCAAAAGAAGCAGGGGTTTGAAACCCCGACTACATTTGCCTCCTGTTTCTTCGTTGACTAATCAAAACACAATTGTCCAACCTTGCTTTTGAATATCTTGCTTGGTATAAGAAATACCATCAATCTTGATGCCTTTATCATCAAG contains the following coding sequences:
- a CDS encoding PP2C family protein-serine/threonine phosphatase, with amino-acid sequence MSQLPSQPTDSNSSATTDVTPVVALKELVARLHREQNKIQDLLSSLGFALRSFNNLNQFLELIPLMATRVTDADGSALFLYKPNGQVRLEQLHWQDSRQRKNIRKALETASSQIILPHSTAPLATATGILDDQMHQYLGPDVQVFGTAILVKHTERGWLYVLSRDPEYSWTDTRQKLVRLVADQTAVAIENDELAVELRKKERLDQELEIGAEIQRRLLPRQCPIIPGAVLAARCKPANRVGGDYYDFIPTNHNQIQLSNRIAQKVGRWGLVIGDVMGKGVPAGLIMTMMRGMLKGEVLHGNSPAGILQNLNRVMYADLENSHRFVTLFYSEYNPQTRILSYSNAAHNPPLWWHAATKTITRLDTLGMLIGLDANSQYENAQAQLEPGDTIIYYTDGLTDAAAASGDRFDEENFVTAFSVACSYYNGPQEIVDYLFDQVQQFIGNGQQNTDDMTLVVLQIQ